The Saprospiraceae bacterium genome includes a window with the following:
- a CDS encoding redoxin domain-containing protein — protein sequence MKSSIIFSIFFTVVFLSNAAGQKSIHDFTVTDSHGKTHNLYNDYLSKDAVVVIKFFFTSCPPCIANAPLWQQKYVDLGSGTKKVEFFSVSTLTSDSNAGVAAFESQYKQTMKGVGNDGNAKQITDPFRNGTYGSWWGTPSFVVIAPDKSFTYPVFFSDLDAAITEAKSKTSVVTIPPTTVSLNLPSTNVDIPQGHVKFFIKPKNASTPKIEILKNNAGKYSFAYPSAEYPELTEPEVIMESHGPVYTNVITAFDLVTIQKHILGITELSDAYKLIAADVNSDGKITAFDLVTIRKVILGIIETFPNNTPSYKSIPEKLSLIPKPGTEVPLEFTVFKMGNVN from the coding sequence ATGAAATCAAGCATAATCTTTTCTATATTTTTTACTGTTGTTTTTCTGAGCAATGCAGCAGGTCAAAAATCCATACATGATTTTACTGTGACGGATTCACATGGCAAAACGCACAATCTATACAATGATTATTTGAGTAAAGATGCCGTCGTGGTGATCAAATTTTTCTTTACTTCTTGTCCTCCATGTATCGCCAATGCTCCACTGTGGCAACAAAAATACGTAGACCTGGGTTCAGGCACCAAAAAGGTAGAGTTTTTTAGTGTTTCAACATTGACTTCTGACAGTAATGCAGGAGTGGCTGCGTTTGAATCACAATATAAACAGACAATGAAAGGTGTAGGCAATGATGGAAATGCCAAACAAATTACAGACCCTTTCAGGAATGGAACGTATGGTTCATGGTGGGGAACCCCATCTTTTGTGGTAATTGCACCGGACAAATCATTTACTTATCCGGTATTTTTTAGTGACCTGGATGCTGCCATTACCGAAGCCAAATCAAAAACATCTGTGGTGACCATTCCACCTACCACTGTTAGCTTAAATCTTCCAAGTACTAATGTTGATATCCCTCAAGGCCATGTAAAATTTTTTATTAAACCTAAAAACGCATCAACCCCTAAAATTGAAATTCTAAAAAATAATGCAGGCAAATATTCGTTTGCTTATCCTTCCGCTGAATACCCTGAGTTGACTGAACCCGAAGTCATCATGGAAAGCCATGGACCTGTTTATACCAATGTCATTACTGCATTTGATCTGGTGACAATCCAAAAACATATACTTGGTATTACAGAATTGAGTGATGCTTACAAACTGATAGCAGCGGATGTAAACTCCGATGGCAAAATCACCGCTTTTGATTTGGTAACAATAAGAAAAGTAATTTTGGGTATTATTGAGACTTTTCCTAACAATACTCCATCCTACAAATCCATTCCAGAAAAATTGAGCCTGATACCCAAGCCCGGTACTGAGGTACCCCTTGAATTCACAGTTTTCAAAATGGGAAATGTGAATTAA
- a CDS encoding transposase, with the protein MHGYKIINQNALHFVTMTVVGWIDVFTREEYRKVILDSLAYCQKEKGLVVNAYVIMSNHIHLICYAREPFLLSEVLRDFKKFTSKSIFTAIQANNNESRKEWMLHLFSYYAKYNKNNKSFQFWQQGNHPVEIESPKWINQKLAYIHLNPVRNGLVANAEDYLYSSAGAYIGKESYIDIEMIELDNTIGYVDG; encoded by the coding sequence ATGCACGGATACAAAATAATTAACCAGAATGCTTTGCATTTTGTCACAATGACTGTGGTAGGTTGGATTGATGTCTTTACAAGAGAAGAGTATCGAAAGGTTATTTTGGATAGTTTAGCCTATTGTCAAAAAGAAAAAGGGCTAGTAGTGAATGCATATGTTATAATGAGCAACCACATACACCTTATTTGCTACGCCAGAGAACCATTTTTGTTGTCAGAAGTTTTAAGAGATTTTAAAAAATTTACATCAAAGTCAATATTTACTGCAATTCAAGCAAATAACAATGAGAGCAGAAAAGAATGGATGTTACATTTGTTTTCATATTATGCCAAATACAATAAGAATAATAAATCATTCCAATTTTGGCAACAAGGTAACCATCCTGTGGAAATTGAAAGTCCGAAATGGATAAATCAAAAACTTGCATATATCCATTTAAATCCGGTAAGAAATGGTCTTGTGGCCAATGCAGAAGATTACCTTTATAGTAGTGCCGGAGCATATATAGGAAAGGAAAGTTACATCGACATTGAAATGATAGAATTGGATAACACTATAGGTTATGTTGATGGTTAA
- a CDS encoding NAD(P)H-dependent oxidoreductase: protein MISIISGTDRPNSKTSIIARWCHDSLTKAGIECKLVDLSEIDFEYLSDSGYNKDSQHPGITELQQKYLIPSPLWLVVSPEYNGSFPGILKLFIDALSVKDYNKTFSGKKVSLIGVASGRAGNFRGMEHLTGIFNYLNMIVMPNRLTVSSVEKDINEKGEIEENTKIALTAYMEDLKQFAALNF from the coding sequence ATGATTTCAATAATTTCGGGAACTGACAGGCCAAATAGTAAAACATCAATAATAGCCAGATGGTGTCACGACTCACTGACCAAGGCTGGAATCGAATGCAAACTTGTGGATTTGTCAGAAATAGACTTTGAATACTTAAGTGATTCAGGATACAACAAAGACAGTCAGCATCCCGGCATTACTGAACTTCAACAAAAGTATCTGATACCATCCCCTCTTTGGTTGGTAGTGAGCCCTGAGTATAACGGAAGTTTCCCGGGTATTCTAAAACTGTTTATTGATGCCTTGTCTGTAAAAGACTATAACAAAACATTTTCAGGAAAAAAAGTCTCACTGATAGGGGTGGCAAGCGGCAGGGCCGGCAATTTCAGAGGTATGGAACACCTTACAGGTATATTTAACTATCTCAATATGATCGTAATGCCCAATAGACTAACGGTGTCTTCTGTAGAAAAAGACATCAACGAAAAAGGTGAAATTGAAGAAAATACCAAAATCGCTTTGACTGCTTATATGGAGGATTTAAAACAATTTGCCGCTTTGAATTTTTAA
- a CDS encoding metal-dependent hydrolase — MKLTYFGHSTFLIHTGGKSLVFDPFISPNPLATAFQVNDIKADYILLSHGHGDHVADAESIAKNNDATIVSNYEIVTWYEGKGLKGHPMNHGGKWKFDFGTVKYVNAVHSSVLPDGTYGGNPGGFVVWNEEKCFYFAGDSALTWDMKLIPMTCPQLDFAILPIGDNFTMGYADAVHAAQFIQCDKIIACHFDTFGYIRMDHQAAIDEFRNAGKELILLQPGQSIEL, encoded by the coding sequence ATGAAACTTACATATTTCGGACATTCCACATTTCTGATTCACACAGGCGGAAAGTCACTTGTATTCGATCCATTTATCAGCCCCAATCCTTTGGCAACAGCCTTTCAGGTCAATGATATCAAAGCAGATTATATACTTTTGTCACACGGGCATGGGGATCATGTCGCTGATGCTGAGTCGATTGCAAAAAATAATGACGCCACCATAGTATCCAATTATGAAATCGTAACCTGGTACGAAGGTAAAGGTCTCAAAGGCCATCCTATGAATCATGGCGGGAAATGGAAGTTTGATTTTGGTACAGTTAAATATGTCAATGCAGTCCACTCCAGTGTGCTGCCTGACGGCACATATGGAGGCAATCCAGGAGGATTTGTGGTTTGGAATGAAGAGAAGTGTTTTTATTTTGCCGGAGATAGTGCACTGACGTGGGATATGAAATTGATACCAATGACATGTCCTCAACTGGATTTTGCGATATTGCCGATAGGTGACAATTTTACTATGGGATATGCAGATGCTGTCCATGCCGCACAATTCATCCAATGTGACAAGATCATTGCTTGTCATTTTGATACTTTCGGATACATCAGGATGGATCATCAGGCAGCCATTGATGAATTCCGAAATGCCGGCAAAGAACTGATCTTATTACAACCCGGACAATCGATAGAACTTTAA
- a CDS encoding TonB-dependent receptor, protein MDKYIILFIFVLTSNAMLLSQKVTVIDKESAKPLEAVMITDQSRSHISYTDEKGEADFSLFKEHERLFVSHFGYTSVEYGLSELKDIGYIIALTQAPFELNQVTVSASRWNQISKNVPVRVSTITPRDIAFTNPQTAADLLGNSGRVFIQKSQQGGGSPMIRGFATNRLLYAVDGVRMNTAIFRSGNIQNVISLDGFSFENVEILFGPGSVMYGSDAIGGVMAFQTWTPRYGTADKINISGGSTLRYSTANDEKTGHVHFNIGGAKWASVTSLSYNDFGDLRMGTNGPAEYLKIWNVRREGDKDIIYKNPDSLVQTPSGYDQYNIMQKFRFRVSDHFDLQYAFHHSATSEYARYDRHIRLRNGLPRHAEWSYGPQKWMMHQLTGTLSQKTGWYDEMIWRLAFQDFKESRMERDINRSTRFLRFEHVKAWSANIDLIKKLSEKATLNYGIEGVINDVASTGEDQDIVKGTSQRGPSRYPNAVWSSYAAFAGYDVKLSNKINVQAGARYSYYSQTAEFDNTFFKLPFTESKINNGALTGSMGMVYRPGDKTSIMASLSTGFRSPNVDDSGKIFDAVAGFVTVPNPELKAEYAYNAEIGFVHVFSDKVRLDASLYYTYVDNAMVKRNFQLNGQDSILYNGRMSKVEAIQNAANAKVRGAQIGLEIRPGYGFSLVSQYNIQRGEEEIDNGSTSPSRHAAPNFGATTLSWAYKNLLLSISSQYSDGKTYEELPAEEQNKPEIYAIDANKKPYSPSWVIYNVRMQYQISKHWSLNGTIENIADERYRPYSSGIVAPGRNFVISGSVRW, encoded by the coding sequence ATGGATAAATATATTATACTTTTCATATTTGTATTGACGAGCAATGCTATGCTTTTGTCACAAAAGGTCACTGTCATAGATAAGGAATCTGCAAAGCCGCTGGAAGCTGTCATGATTACTGATCAGAGCAGGTCACATATATCATATACAGATGAAAAAGGAGAAGCAGATTTTTCACTATTCAAAGAGCACGAAAGGTTATTTGTTTCACATTTTGGTTACACTTCTGTTGAATATGGTCTGTCAGAGCTGAAAGACATTGGTTATATTATAGCACTTACGCAGGCACCATTTGAGCTAAACCAGGTTACGGTCTCCGCATCAAGATGGAATCAGATCAGTAAAAATGTTCCGGTGAGAGTCAGTACCATCACTCCAAGAGACATAGCTTTTACCAATCCGCAAACTGCCGCAGACTTATTGGGCAATTCCGGTCGGGTGTTTATACAGAAAAGCCAGCAAGGAGGTGGCAGTCCTATGATAAGAGGTTTTGCGACAAACAGGTTATTGTATGCTGTAGATGGAGTACGAATGAATACTGCGATATTCCGCTCCGGCAATATTCAGAATGTCATATCCTTAGATGGATTCAGTTTTGAAAATGTAGAGATCCTATTTGGTCCGGGCTCGGTGATGTACGGCAGTGATGCTATAGGAGGTGTCATGGCTTTTCAGACATGGACACCGCGATATGGTACTGCTGATAAGATTAACATTTCCGGTGGTTCGACACTCAGATACTCCACAGCCAATGATGAAAAAACCGGACATGTTCACTTCAATATAGGTGGAGCAAAGTGGGCATCTGTCACCAGTCTGAGTTACAATGACTTCGGAGATCTCAGAATGGGCACCAATGGACCTGCCGAGTATCTGAAAATCTGGAATGTAAGGCGCGAAGGAGACAAAGATATCATTTACAAAAATCCTGATTCATTGGTACAGACACCTTCAGGGTATGATCAATATAATATCATGCAAAAATTCCGGTTCAGAGTTTCAGACCACTTTGATCTTCAGTATGCTTTCCACCACAGTGCTACCTCTGAATACGCCAGATACGACCGCCATATCCGTCTCAGAAATGGATTGCCCAGACACGCAGAGTGGTCATATGGTCCTCAAAAATGGATGATGCACCAGTTGACGGGAACTCTATCACAAAAAACAGGATGGTATGACGAGATGATCTGGAGGCTGGCTTTTCAGGACTTTAAGGAAAGCAGGATGGAAAGGGATATCAACAGGTCAACCCGCTTTTTACGATTTGAACACGTCAAAGCATGGTCTGCAAATATCGATTTAATAAAAAAGCTAAGTGAAAAAGCCACCCTTAATTATGGAATCGAAGGAGTCATCAATGATGTAGCTTCGACTGGTGAAGATCAGGACATTGTCAAAGGTACATCACAAAGAGGCCCTTCGAGGTATCCGAATGCGGTATGGTCTTCTTATGCAGCATTTGCAGGGTATGATGTCAAATTATCAAATAAAATAAATGTCCAGGCCGGTGCAAGGTATTCGTATTATAGTCAAACAGCAGAATTTGACAATACATTTTTTAAGCTTCCTTTTACTGAATCAAAAATAAACAATGGAGCGCTCACAGGTAGTATGGGCATGGTGTACAGACCAGGTGATAAAACATCCATCATGGCCAGCTTATCCACCGGCTTCAGGTCTCCCAATGTGGATGATTCCGGAAAAATATTTGATGCTGTGGCAGGCTTTGTGACAGTACCCAATCCGGAACTCAAAGCTGAATATGCCTACAATGCTGAAATAGGCTTCGTCCATGTATTCAGTGATAAAGTCAGGCTTGATGCCAGCCTGTACTATACATATGTAGATAATGCCATGGTCAAAAGAAATTTTCAACTCAACGGACAGGATTCAATTTTGTACAATGGGAGAATGAGCAAGGTGGAAGCTATTCAAAATGCTGCCAATGCAAAGGTCAGAGGTGCACAAATCGGTCTAGAGATAAGGCCAGGTTATGGATTTTCATTAGTAAGTCAATATAATATACAACGTGGAGAAGAAGAAATAGACAATGGCAGTACAAGCCCATCACGACATGCCGCACCAAACTTTGGGGCCACTACCTTGTCCTGGGCATATAAGAATTTGTTGTTGAGTATCAGCAGTCAGTACAGCGATGGTAAAACGTACGAAGAGCTTCCGGCAGAAGAACAGAACAAACCGGAAATCTATGCCATAGATGCCAATAAAAAACCTTATTCGCCTTCGTGGGTCATATACAATGTCAGAATGCAATATCAGATCAGTAAACATTGGTCCCTGAATGGTACCATAGAAAATATCGCTGATGAAAGATATCGCCCTTATAGTTCAGGTATCGTAGCGCCGGGGAGAAATTTTGTCATATCGGGGTCGGTTAGGTGGTAG
- a CDS encoding transposase, producing the protein MITQDAFTSGKSLIGTILDKMVGINKWQKVFFMEVTMLFLTIKGKINFTQMGRYSSSPEVRFRNMFKKAFDFVSINSLFITQQCGDELIVGFDPSYLSKSGKHTPNVGYFYSGVAGMIKRGMEFGCLAIIDVKQNTAYHLDAVQTPPVKKEDAETGLIKHYCKIFVERINTIKKHSEILVVDGWFNKQKFVGSMTKLGLEVICRLRPDANLKYLYNGPKMEGRGRPKKYSCKVYLKNIDKSVFKKTVDDGSKVIYEAVVYSISLKINIKVAYTEYLNEKGEVTNTILYFSTNTSRDSIDIVRYYKARFQMEFIFRDGKQFTGLDNCQARSVEKIHNHVNYAMTAVNVAKAIIRQGIEKDQPCSCSIQDIKTELFNQFLLERIFINYGIEPELQKNNELKRKILDFGKVAA; encoded by the coding sequence ATGATTACACAAGACGCATTTACTTCCGGCAAAAGCCTTATAGGTACAATATTAGATAAAATGGTTGGCATCAACAAATGGCAGAAAGTATTTTTTATGGAAGTAACCATGTTATTTCTTACCATCAAAGGAAAAATCAATTTTACTCAGATGGGAAGATATAGTTCGTCGCCTGAAGTGAGGTTTCGCAACATGTTCAAGAAGGCATTTGATTTTGTATCAATCAATTCTTTATTTATCACCCAACAATGTGGCGATGAATTGATAGTGGGGTTTGATCCTTCATATCTTTCAAAGAGTGGGAAACATACACCTAATGTAGGCTATTTTTACTCTGGTGTAGCAGGCATGATCAAGCGAGGTATGGAATTTGGATGCTTGGCCATCATAGATGTCAAGCAAAATACAGCCTATCATCTTGATGCCGTACAGACACCACCGGTGAAGAAAGAAGATGCAGAAACTGGTCTGATCAAACACTATTGTAAGATATTTGTCGAAAGGATTAATACAATAAAGAAACATAGTGAAATCCTAGTAGTAGATGGTTGGTTTAACAAACAAAAATTTGTAGGATCAATGACCAAATTGGGGTTAGAAGTGATCTGTAGATTACGCCCCGATGCAAACTTAAAGTATCTTTACAATGGTCCGAAGATGGAAGGAAGAGGTCGCCCTAAGAAATACTCATGCAAAGTATATCTCAAAAATATAGATAAGAGTGTATTCAAAAAGACAGTTGATGATGGGAGCAAGGTTATATACGAAGCAGTGGTGTATTCCATAAGTCTAAAGATAAATATCAAAGTGGCCTATACAGAATATTTAAATGAGAAAGGTGAAGTTACAAACACCATTCTTTATTTTAGCACCAACACGTCTAGGGATTCCATCGACATAGTCAGATATTACAAAGCCAGATTTCAAATGGAATTTATATTCAGAGACGGTAAACAGTTTACCGGATTGGACAACTGTCAGGCAAGGTCAGTGGAGAAAATCCATAATCATGTAAATTATGCCATGACGGCAGTCAATGTAGCTAAAGCAATCATACGGCAAGGCATAGAAAAAGATCAGCCCTGCAGTTGCTCCATTCAAGATATCAAAACAGAGTTATTTAATCAATTTCTGCTGGAAAGAATATTTATCAACTATGGTATTGAACCAGAGTTGCAAAAAAATAATGAATTAAAACGCAAAATATTAGATTTTGGGAAAGTCGCAGCTTAA
- a CDS encoding ParA family protein, whose protein sequence is MGKVIAIANQKGGVGKTTTAINLAAAIAILEKRVLLIDADPQANATSGLGVKSDEISATIYDCLVDGTHPADAIVKTNTPNLDLLPSSIDLVGAEIELVSVSSREYRMKDVVAKVQDKYDYIFIDCLPSLGLITLNALVAADSVIVPVQCEFFSLEGFGKLKDTINLVQQSLNPKLEVEGVVLSMYDQRLRMANMVLEEIRHIISDRIFETIIHRNSKIGEAPSLGQPVIIYDATSKGAINFLNLANEFMALNQSDILKPVR, encoded by the coding sequence ATGGGAAAAGTCATTGCAATTGCCAATCAAAAAGGAGGTGTAGGTAAAACCACCACAGCCATTAATCTTGCAGCAGCCATTGCCATACTCGAAAAGAGAGTATTGCTGATAGACGCTGATCCTCAGGCCAATGCCACTTCCGGCCTGGGTGTAAAGTCAGACGAAATATCAGCGACTATTTATGATTGTCTCGTGGATGGAACTCATCCCGCAGATGCTATTGTCAAAACCAATACTCCGAATCTAGATCTCCTGCCTTCATCTATAGACCTGGTAGGTGCTGAAATTGAATTAGTGTCTGTCTCCTCCAGAGAATACAGGATGAAGGATGTGGTCGCAAAAGTTCAGGATAAATATGATTATATATTTATAGATTGTCTTCCTTCACTTGGTCTGATCACGCTCAATGCACTTGTGGCAGCTGATAGTGTGATCGTGCCGGTACAATGTGAGTTTTTCTCCCTTGAAGGATTCGGAAAACTAAAAGATACGATCAATCTGGTTCAACAGTCGCTCAATCCCAAACTTGAAGTGGAAGGAGTTGTACTTTCCATGTATGATCAGCGACTACGAATGGCCAACATGGTTCTCGAAGAAATAAGACATATCATTTCTGACAGGATTTTTGAAACCATCATACACCGCAATAGCAAGATAGGAGAGGCACCGTCTTTGGGTCAGCCTGTGATCATCTACGACGCTACCAGCAAAGGGGCTATCAATTTCCTGAATCTGGCCAATGAATTTATGGCATTGAATCAGTCAGACATCTTAAAACCTGTCAGATAA
- a CDS encoding HIT domain-containing protein: MAKLNEYTHLTAKERNTMSFPARILLERKLLQGDTLDYGCGMGSDVTLLKEKGINIIGYDPFYFPEKTTQKYETIICFYVLNVLMQEEQSDVIMEISALLKPNGKAYFAVRRDITYEGFRTHKIHQKPTYQCNVKLPFTSMFLNDNCEIYTYQHYTNIHTGNTKVSPFFNDDQPRDLIYESGTAFSFFDKYPVSLGHALVIPKRLVSNYFDLTIKEQMACWMMVNKVKGLLQNRFNPDGFNVGINIQEAAGQTIPHCHIHIIPRYTGDVEQPRGGIRGVIPGKQIY, from the coding sequence ATGGCAAAATTGAACGAATACACTCATCTCACTGCCAAGGAAAGAAATACCATGTCTTTCCCAGCCAGAATTCTGCTTGAAAGAAAGCTACTGCAAGGAGATACCCTGGATTATGGTTGTGGAATGGGTAGTGATGTAACTTTACTTAAAGAAAAAGGTATCAATATTATAGGGTATGATCCATTTTATTTCCCTGAGAAAACAACTCAAAAATATGAGACCATCATCTGTTTTTATGTATTGAATGTCCTTATGCAGGAAGAACAATCGGATGTCATAATGGAGATTTCCGCTTTGTTAAAACCAAATGGCAAGGCCTATTTTGCTGTTCGCAGAGACATTACTTATGAAGGATTCAGAACGCACAAAATCCATCAAAAACCTACCTATCAATGTAATGTCAAACTTCCTTTTACTTCCATGTTTTTAAATGATAATTGCGAGATTTATACATACCAACATTATACAAACATTCACACCGGCAATACAAAAGTCAGTCCATTTTTTAATGATGATCAGCCACGAGATTTGATTTATGAAAGTGGTACTGCCTTTTCCTTTTTTGATAAATATCCAGTTAGTCTAGGTCATGCTCTTGTAATACCCAAAAGATTGGTTTCCAATTATTTTGATCTGACTATTAAAGAACAAATGGCTTGCTGGATGATGGTCAATAAAGTAAAGGGACTTCTGCAAAATCGTTTCAATCCAGATGGTTTTAATGTGGGAATCAATATTCAAGAAGCTGCAGGTCAAACAATACCACATTGTCACATTCACATTATCCCAAGATATACTGGCGATGTTGAACAGCCACGTGGAGGGATACGGGGAGTTATTCCTGGTAAACAAATTTATTGA
- a CDS encoding YgiQ family radical SAM protein produces the protein MNQDNKLPISSWLPITKKEVEDRGWDELDVILISGDAYVDHPTFGTAVIGRIIESEGFKIGIIPQPNWKDDHRDFKKFGKPKYFFGVTAGCMDSMVNHYTAGKRKRSTDGYTPGGEAGFRPDYATIVYCNILKDIYPDVPIMIGGIEASLRRVTHYDYWSDKLMPSILVDSKADVLVYGKGEQPLRELLKLVKKGVPLISIKDVNQISYLTDKVPASKKWNTVELVRHEVCLQDKIKYASNFKIVEVESNKWQANRITQDVMGKTLVINPPFKTMTEKEMDYSFDLPYTRLPHPKYNKRGAIPSYEMIKFSINMHRGCFGGCSFCTISAHQGKFIASRSDESIMKEVDALTKHPEFKGIISDIGGPSANMYRMKGKDESICARCQAPSCIHPVICSNLDVSHKPLTEIYKKVDAHPGVKKAFVTSGVRYDLLVDDFNKNNQDGNHDEYMEQLVTKHVCGRLKVAPEHTADATLKVMRKPGFKYFKKFKEKFDAIQAKHGLKQPLIPYFISSHPGTTEEDMAILAAETKDLGFRLEQVQDFTPTPMTVATEIYYSGVHPYTLQPVVTPKTAEDKKTQNNYFFWYKPEFKNWIRQRLQKLNRPDLAARLLGEKTHPKEIKKEKSDTVQFKPKEKASQKEKRGFFGKRKNK, from the coding sequence ATGAATCAAGACAATAAGTTGCCAATCAGCAGTTGGCTGCCTATCACCAAAAAAGAAGTCGAAGACCGCGGTTGGGACGAACTCGATGTTATTCTCATTTCAGGTGATGCGTACGTTGACCATCCTACCTTTGGTACGGCTGTGATAGGTCGCATTATCGAGAGTGAAGGATTTAAGATCGGCATCATACCTCAGCCCAACTGGAAGGATGACCATAGGGACTTTAAGAAGTTTGGGAAGCCCAAATATTTTTTTGGGGTGACAGCAGGATGTATGGATTCTATGGTCAATCACTACACGGCAGGAAAGAGAAAGCGATCCACGGATGGCTATACTCCCGGTGGTGAAGCAGGATTCAGACCGGATTATGCCACCATAGTATATTGCAATATTCTCAAAGACATCTATCCTGATGTGCCGATCATGATCGGTGGTATAGAAGCCTCATTGCGCAGGGTCACACATTATGACTATTGGTCTGACAAATTGATGCCTTCTATCCTTGTGGATTCCAAAGCAGATGTTTTGGTCTATGGTAAGGGCGAACAGCCACTCAGGGAATTGCTTAAATTGGTAAAAAAAGGAGTGCCACTTATTTCAATCAAGGATGTCAATCAGATTTCTTATCTGACCGACAAAGTCCCTGCTTCCAAAAAGTGGAATACTGTCGAATTAGTCAGACATGAAGTATGTCTTCAGGACAAAATCAAGTATGCTTCCAACTTCAAAATCGTTGAAGTGGAATCCAATAAATGGCAGGCCAACCGCATCACACAGGATGTAATGGGGAAAACGCTGGTCATCAATCCACCTTTTAAAACTATGACAGAAAAGGAGATGGACTACTCGTTTGACTTGCCTTATACCAGGTTGCCGCATCCCAAGTACAATAAAAGAGGAGCCATTCCTTCATATGAGATGATCAAATTTTCCATCAATATGCACAGAGGATGTTTTGGTGGTTGTAGTTTCTGTACGATCTCTGCGCATCAGGGCAAATTTATCGCATCAAGATCAGACGAATCCATAATGAAAGAAGTGGATGCACTGACCAAACATCCTGAATTCAAAGGTATAATCTCAGATATCGGCGGCCCATCGGCCAATATGTACCGGATGAAAGGAAAAGATGAAAGTATTTGCGCGCGTTGTCAGGCTCCAAGCTGCATCCATCCTGTCATATGTTCCAATCTTGATGTCTCTCACAAACCACTCACAGAGATATACAAAAAAGTAGATGCGCATCCCGGTGTCAAAAAAGCTTTTGTTACATCTGGTGTCAGATATGATTTGCTGGTTGATGACTTTAATAAAAACAATCAGGATGGCAATCATGACGAGTACATGGAGCAACTCGTGACAAAACACGTATGCGGAAGACTGAAGGTAGCCCCCGAGCACACCGCAGATGCCACCCTGAAGGTGATGCGAAAACCCGGCTTCAAATACTTTAAAAAATTTAAGGAAAAATTTGATGCCATTCAGGCAAAACATGGGCTAAAACAACCTTTAATACCTTATTTTATAAGCTCTCATCCGGGGACCACCGAAGAAGATATGGCTATTCTTGCTGCTGAAACCAAAGATCTCGGATTCAGACTGGAGCAAGTACAGGATTTTACTCCTACACCCATGACGGTGGCCACAGAAATTTATTATTCAGGAGTACATCCCTATACACTGCAACCTGTTGTCACTCCAAAAACCGCTGAAGACAAAAAAACACAAAACAACTACTTCTTCTGGTACAAACCCGAATTTAAAAACTGGATCAGACAACGTCTCCAAAAGCTTAACAGGCCTGACCTTGCTGCCCGACTGTTGGGAGAAAAAACTCATCCAAAAGAAATCAAAAAGGAAAAATCTGATACAGTACAGTTTAAACCTAAAGAAAAGGCATCTCAGAAAGAAAAGCGCGGATTTTTTGGAAAAAGGAAAAATAAGTAG
- the lipB gene encoding lipoyl(octanoyl) transferase LipB has protein sequence MQPKVTFTIIKNKNYQEVWDMQTAFHQQLIHQKLQQRNLPESDKKSIFQDHQLIFCEHHHVYTLGKSGSMDHLLLSEDEIKNENIEFFKINRGGDITYHGPGQITGYLIMDLEEFTTDVHLFVRNIEEAIIRYMSSWGLEGMRLPKYTGVWLPPDKTSAKYRKICAIGVHLSRWVSMHGFAFNVNTDLSYYNKIIPCGIVDEDKTVTSLSAETGQILDWDTVAKDLSLVFSEVFAFRF, from the coding sequence ATGCAACCAAAAGTCACTTTTACAATTATAAAAAACAAAAACTATCAGGAAGTTTGGGATATGCAGACTGCTTTTCATCAGCAACTTATACACCAAAAATTGCAACAACGAAATCTTCCGGAATCTGATAAAAAATCAATTTTTCAGGACCATCAACTTATTTTTTGTGAGCACCATCATGTGTATACTCTAGGAAAAAGTGGAAGTATGGATCATTTATTGCTTTCTGAAGACGAAATCAAAAATGAAAATATTGAATTTTTTAAAATCAACCGAGGTGGAGATATTACCTATCATGGTCCCGGACAAATCACAGGATACCTCATCATGGACTTAGAAGAATTTACGACCGATGTACACCTTTTTGTCAGAAACATCGAAGAAGCAATCATCAGGTATATGTCTTCATGGGGCCTTGAAGGCATGAGGCTTCCCAAATACACCGGTGTATGGTTACCTCCTGATAAAACATCGGCCAAATACAGAAAAATTTGTGCTATTGGTGTCCATTTGTCCAGATGGGTAAGTATGCATGGCTTTGCATTTAATGTAAATACGGACCTGTCTTACTATAACAAAATCATACCTTGTGGCATCGTAGATGAAGATAAAACTGTAACTTCTCTTTCAGCAGAGACAGGGCAAATTTTGGACTGGGATACAGTAGCAAAAGACCTGAGTTTGGTGTTTAGTGAAGTTTTTGCGTTTCGGTTTTGA